The Brevibacillus choshinensis genome includes the window TCATCTACATCCACACTGATACTGGGGAGGGATTAACATGTCGAGCCAAATTCCAAGACCATTGATGGATTCAGACTCCCAGCCATTTTGGGAAGGCCTTAAACGACAGGAGCTGATGATTCAGCGTTGCGACGAATGTCATCAGCATATCTTTTATCCGAGAGTACTTTGCCCCCATTGCTTTTCAGATAAGGTCGCGTGGACACAAGCGACGGGGCGAGGACATATATACAGTTATACTGTGGTGCACCGAGCGTTTGGTCCCTTTTCTGATCAGGTGCCTTATGTGGTAGCGATCGTGGAGCTGGACGAAGGTGTCCGAATGATGACCCGGATCGTTGGTGATCGCGAGGCGATAAAGATCGGAGTACCGGTAGAGGTCATCTATGAAAAGGTAGATGACGAGTTGCTATTGCCTTATTTTATACTCAGATAGCGTCTATCAAAGAAACGCTTCTGCTAGAAAGCCCTTTTGGAACGGAGCAGAGAAAACCCGAGATGCATTAGATCTCGGGTCGTTCTATTTTCTACTAATTATTCATTGGTTAATTCTTTGATCCCACGAATAAAACGTTCCACTTCTTCCTCGGTATTGTAAGGAGCCAAACCTGCACGGATCCAGCCGCCGCTTTCGTTGATACCCAGCTTATCTGCGAGGGTCATGGCATAAAAGTCACCGTCTGCAATGAAAATGCTGTAGTCTTCGCACATTCTAGCGCAAAACTCTTGCGTACTCCAGCCTGCTACACGAAAAGCGATCGTAGGTGTCTTGGGTACGTCCGGTGCTGCTTGATAAAGAGTCACGGCATCAATCTCGGATAGGGCACTACGGAGTTTGTCTGCCAGACCGTTTTCATAAGCCTCGATTACTTCATACCCCGTGCAAATCCGTTCACGTAATTCCTGTCCTTTTCCCAAACCAGCAATAAATTCGATGGCAGGGCGAATGCCTGCGATTCCTTCATGATTTTGTGTTCCTGTCTCCAGCTTATCCGGTATGTAGGTTGGCGCGGGTTGAAGCTTGTATGGCTGGATTTGTTCAAAGAGTTCTTGGCGAATCACGGCAATCCCCACGTGAGGTCCGAAAAATTTGTAGGCAGAGCAGAGAAGGATGTCTACACCAAGGGTATCACGATCGATCGCAAAATGAGGGGCAGCGTGGACCGCGTCTACGGCTACTGGAATGTCCAGCGCATGCGCTTTTTTAGAGATGGTGGCGATATCATTGATGGTCCCGACGGCATTCGAAGCTAGTCCCACTGCGATGAGGCGTGTTTTGGAAGTGAGGACAGAATCCAGTTCTTCGAGACGCAATGTTAGCGTATCGGAATCGACAGGAAGCCAGCGCACGGTCATTCCACGATCTGCGGCAATCGTCAACCAAGGATCGACGTTGGCACGATGATCGAGCTCAGAAACTACAATCTCGTCGCCTTCTTTCCAGTTACGCCCCAAAGCACGTGCGATGGCGAAAGTCAGGGTTGTCATGTTTGCTCCAAATGAGACTTCCTCGGGCTTGGCGCCAAAAAGGGCAGCTACCGCATCTTTCGCGTCCGCAATGATCTGCTCGGTTTCCCGACTGCTAGGAAACGAGCCATGGAGGTTCGCTCCACCATTTGTCATGTAGGCGTAAATAGCATCCATGGAGCTTTTGACTACTTGTGAACCACCTGGACCGTCAAAATACACAACAGACTTTCCATGGTGTGTCCGACGTAATGCGGGAAATTGCTCACGAACTGCCGCGATGGGATAGAGCTCAGCCGTTTTCGTCATTCTCCACGTCTCCTTTTGCGTTACGCATGTAATCTTACAATTCTTATATTATCACAATTGTTAGTCAATTTAAGAGTAACAATCTAAAGGGAGAAATTCTTTCGATTATTCCTGAGCTTTTGACGATGTTAGATCACGAGACAGGACAGCCGATTCTAAATCCATCTTGCAAGGCAGGAATGATTGTAGATGTCGTTACATTCTCCCAGCACCTTCTGCCTGGGAAACGGAAAAGGGACTATCTATTTTGGGGCCAGAATATATAGGAATGGATCGCACAGGCGTACACACCTATCAGACGAGGATTCAGTATGTAGCCGTAGTATTTCCACCTCATCACGTACTTCCTTCGACCATCACTTTACCAAATAGAGAATCGCATCCACGAATTTTAATCCGTTTCTAATTGTACAAATGAGCGATGGGTATCTATACTGGTAGTAGATACGTAATAAAGGATAAGGTGAGCTGTATGTACAGCGCCTGAACAAGAAGTTGATGAGAGGGATACCATGCAAACGTGGATTACTACCTTTATGGAACAGTTCAGCTACATCGGCATCTTTTTGTTGATGGCCTTGGAAAATGTGTTTCCTCCGATTCCGTCCGAAGTGATTCTGACGTTTGGGGGATTCATGACCACCTATACGACATTATCCGTCCCAGGAGTGATCATTTCAGCCACGCTGGGTTCCGTTTTGGGGGCCATTCTACTCTATTGGATTGGATATTACTTGGATATTGAAAAAATAGAAACCATCGTCGAACGCTGGGGGCACATCCTTCGATTGAAAAAAGAGGATATCACTCGAGCGAATGCATGGTTTGATAAATATGGATACTGGACCATCTTCCTCTGTAGAATGGTACCGCTGGTCAGAAGCTTGATTTCGGTCCCAGCGGGTATGACCAAAATGAATGTCTGGCTTTTTCTCTTGTTTACCACGCTCGGAACACTGATCTGGAATGTAGCGTTGGTGATGATTGGTTCGTTTTTGGGGCAATCGTGGGAGGATATCCTGTCTTATATGGACATGTATTCGACGGTGTCGTATGTGGTGATTGGGATCGTTGTCGTTGTGTTTCTCTTCGTTTTTTTCCGCAAAAGAAGTGTGAAATCGTAGGGGTGCGTGCAATCGTCTTTCTTCCGCTCCATGCGAGATAAGGAGTTCCAAGGGTCAAAGGATTCAGGTGGATTGATGCCATTTATTTTAGCGTGACGACTTTAACGACTGTCGGCTATGGTGATCTGGCGCCGAAGTCGACCAAGAGAGGCACGGGAGGTAAAAACACAGAACAAGAAAAAAAATAAGAATAAGGGAACGGCGCTGAGCATTGCGAGGCGTCTTTTTTGGTAGTTTTGCAAAAGGAACTGGATAGACCAGAAGTAGCCTAGATGCCATAATAGAATTCTAGGGAGATTCTACTAATCGATTAAACAGTAGGGAGAGTGAACGTATTGCCGAAAGAAAGGAAGCAAGTCGACGTTCGAATCGAGCCATGGAAAGATACGGATCTTGCTCTCCTGTTTAGGTTGAACGCACCGGAAATGCTAGAGCACTTAGGCGGCCCGGAAACAGAGGAGCAAGTCCACCGTCGTCATCAGAGGTACGTGAATATCACGGGTACGGAGACTGGCCAAATGTTCACAATCGTCATGCTGCCTGAGTTCGAACCGGTTGGAAACATCGGCTACTGGGAGCGGGTCTGGGAAGGTGAGACGGTGTACGAGATCGGGTGGGGAGTATTGCCTGAGTACCAGGGTCTCGGGATTGCAAGTGCAGCTACCAAAGCAGCGATAGCTTGTGCACGCGCAGAAAATAAACATCAGTTCCTTCACGCTTTTCCTTCCGTCGACAACCCAGGTTCTAATGGAATTTGCCGAAAGCTATCGTTTACCTTAAAGGGCGAGTGCAATTTTGAGTATCCGCCTGGGAGTATGATGCGCTGCAACGATTGGTTCTTGGATCTGAGGGTATCTCCGTAATAACGGGAAGAGAGGTTCAGCATGAACATTACGTATCGCAAAGCAAGAAGGGAAGACGCTTTCGAATTGGCGCGACTCTCAAGCCAGTTGGGTTATCCGGTCGACCGAGGTGAGCTAGAAAAGAGATTGAAAGCCGTTTTGGAAGCTCATCAGCATGTCGTATTTATTGCAGAACAAAGCGACCAGCTGGTAGGGTGGATTCATGCTCACGAACGGTTGCTTATCGAATCAGCGTCATTCATTGAGATTGGCGGATTAATCGTCGATGCCGAATGTAGGGGAAACGGTGTCGGAAGGAACCTCGTCAGGCTCTGTGAAGAGTGGGCAGTGGGGGAAGGCTATACCAAAATCAGAGTGCGAACGAATGCGAGCCGAATGGACGCACGTGCTTTCTACTCTCGAATTGGGTACCATGAAGTGAAGTCACAACAAGTGTTTGATAAACAAATCGGATAATAAAAATGAAAATGAGAGAAATGCGAGAGCTGCCCTTTTACGCAAGGCGGCTTTTTTTGTGAGCTTTCCGAATAAAAATTCCCTCTTTTAGAAAATAGTATAATTTGTACCAATGGGAGTATCCTGATCCATTACTGGAAAACAGCGTTGATATGACAATCATTGACGGGGAAGTAAAAAAACGTAGTAAAAACACGAGCTTTATCATTTCCGGCAAAGATGATACCATGTACTCACTATTGTGTATGGGAAGTGATAAAAGGTGAGCGCAGATAATTCCATGCAGACGATTAGTCGTACCATCCAAATCCTGCGATCCTTTTCCAAGGACGAAAAAGAGCTTTCCTTGGCAGAGTTTCATCATAAGCTGGGGCTATCCAAATCCAGTCTTCAACGGATTTTGAATACATTAGTCAATTACGGTTTCCTAGAAAAGGATGAGAAACGAAAGACATACCGGCTAGGAAACGAGCTGTACTACCTGGGCAAGCTCGTCGAGGAGCACTCTCATCTTCTCACAGTGACCAAGCCTTATCTCAAAGCGATTCGGGATCGTTTAGGAGAAAGCGTGTATTTGAATATCATTGAAAATAACGAACGCAAATGCATTGCCTTTGAAGAAGGAAAGCATGATCTGATGACCATTTCCTTTATTGGTCAAACGTCACCCTTGTATGCAGGCGCATCAGCCAAACTATTGCTCGCTTTTTTACCATCAGAAAAGATGACGCAATATTTGCAACAAACTCCGCTGCAAGCGATTACCGGCTCCACGGTCATCGATAAGGACAAGCTCCTAGCCGAATTAAAAGACATTCGCTCCCAAGGTTATGCCAGCAGTTACGGTGAACGAGTCATTGGCGTATGCTCGGTCAGTGCTCCGATCTTGAATCGGTGGGGAGAAACCATCGCTGGGGTCTCCATTTCTGCTCCGATCATTCGAGTCACGGAGGAAATCTATCAACAATTCATCCAAGCGATTATCGATACCGCAAGACAAATCTCAGAAGAATTCAAGTTCTTGGTCACCTAAATTCAACCAATCAAAACCTACCAGGATGTCAAAAGCTGTGCACCTTCGCCATCTGATCGGATGAGCAGGTAACATGGCTTTTTTGTTTTGGATGAGTCAAAGTTCCATCATAAATTTTCGGTTAATTCAGTAGATTCTGTTATTGATTTCAATTTAGGCTTCCTGTATCATTTCAATTAAAGGTATATCGTACCGATAATCGGTACGCACTAACAAAAAACAGTCGTTATTCCGAGGTGAGGAGGGTATTGATGAACAGTCTGCAATTGCCCATTGGAAAGATTTCAGAAAAAACAGAAATCACGCGCACGGAAATACGTGAATTTTTACAACAGGAAAAAGACCGCGGGACATTTGTGCCCAAATGCGATACGTGGTTAAGCGGGTTCTCCCCCGAGTTCAGCCGAAAACTTGGCGAGCGAGGCTGGATTGGAATGACGTGGCCGAAACAATATGGGGGACATGAACGGACAGCCATCGAGCGATATGTCGTCATTGAGGAACTACTCGCAGCTGGAGCACCCGTTGCTGGTCACTGGATCGCTGATCGGCAGACGGGGCCGCTATTGCTCCGCTTTGGAACGGAAGAGCAACGTACGGAGATTCTGCCACGAATTGCCCGTGGCGAATGCTATTTTGCTATCGGGCTCAGTGAGCCAAACGCGGGGTCAGATTTGGCAGCCGTACACACGAGAGCCCTTAAAGTTAATGGGGGCTGGATTTTGAATGGGAGCAAGACGTGGACAAGTGGAGCCCATCATGCGCACTACATGATCACCCTCTGCCGCACCTCGCCCTTCAATCCGGAAAAGCGCCACGAGGGTATGAGTCAGCTCCTCGTAGATTTAACTGCTCCAGGGATCACGATCCGTCCGATCCTTTTGACGACAGGCGAGCACCATTTTAACGAAGTGTTTTTTGAGGATGTCTTTATTCCTGACAACATGTTGATTGGGGAAGAAGGAAACGGTTGGAAGCAAGGAATGACGGAGCTTGCTTATGAACGTAGCGGCCCTGAGCGCTTCTTGAGTACCTTTCCGCTCCTCGAAGAATTGACGAATCAGTTGCGCAGCCGAGGTGACAAGCACCTGATGGCACAGGTAAGCAAGCACGTAGCGCGATTGTGGACGCTGCGGCACATGTCGATCGGGATCGCCCACTTGCTGGAAAAAGGAGAAACGCCAGATGTCGTCGCTGCGCTCGTAAAAGATATGGGCACCAAGTTTGAGCAACAAGTGGCGGAAATCGCGCGACTCCTCATTCCATCGTCTCCATCGTTGGACACTCCAAATCGTTTGGATCAATTGATGGCGCAGGCAGTCTTGCATGCTCCAGGCTTTACCCTCCGCGGCGGAACGACGGAAATCTTGCGAGGCATTGTGGCTAAAGGGGTGATTGGAAAGTGAACGACATCACAAAAATGCTGATTCAGTCGACGACCAAAATCATGAAGGACGTGTGCACAAAGGAACTCGTGAATGAGGCGGAAAATGGGCAGTGGGCAGCTGCTTTGTGGGAAATTCTGGCCGAGTCCGGCATGCTGACTGTTGCTTGCCCGGAAGAACTGGAAGGTACGGGTGGTAGCTACGCAGATGCTTACCAAATACTCCGGTTGGCAGGGAAGTATTCCGCCCCCATTCCTCTGGCGGAAACGTATATGGGCAACTGGCTTCTAGTGGGTTTGGGAGTGAGAGCGTCCAATGAACCACTAGCCATTTTAGTTAACAAAAACAAGCCATTCCAGCTTAGAAGAGACCAGGAAGGCTGGATCGTAAGTGGAAAAGCGCAATCGGTGCCCTGGGCGAGGGATGCGAAACAACTGCTTGTACTAGGCGAAACGGAATCCGGAGCAGTGCTGGCGATCGTCCATTCTGTAGGAGCAGAGCTATCACATGGACGCAACATCGCTGGCGAGCCGAGAGATACTGTCATTCTTGACGCGATTCGGGTGGAGAATCGTCACGTTTTTTCAGTGGATGCTCGCCAGGTGCAGGAGCGTCTCTTGCACACAGGAGCACTTTGCCGGTCCGTTATGATGGCGGGTGCTTTGGAACGAATTTTAGAGCTTGCGGTCACCTATTCGAAAGAGCGCACGCAATTTGGCCAACCAATTCATCGGTTTCAAGCCGTTCAGCATCACCTAGCCTCATTGGCAGGAGAAATTGCCGCAGCAGAAACGGCAGCCCAATACGCGGTAGATACCAGTGAAAAAGGCTCTGCAACCACGGCTATAGCTATGGCAAAAATCCGTATTAACGAAGCAGCTGGTATCGTCGCTCCAATAGCCCATCAATTACATGGCGCCATCGGGTTTACCCATGAACACGTGTTGCATCAGAGTACACGTCGAGTCCTGGCGTGGCGAGATGATTGGGGAACAGAGACGGAGTGGAGCGAAAAATTGGCAGAGCAGCTCATGAAACTAGAAGATAACGGCTTATGGCCTTTTCTTACGGTGTAGTTGGAAAACAAAAGCGAACAGAAAGGGGAAAGAAAAATGACCGATTTGTTATTTACGGTAGAAGATGGGATAGCCCGCATCACGTTGAATCGACCGGAGGCACTGAATGCGTTTAGTACCGAGATGATTGATTTATGGATACGCGCATTAGAGTCCATTCGCGATGATGATTCAGTACGAGTGGTCGTATTGACGGGAAATGGGAGAGGCTTTTGCAGTGGCGGAGATATCAAGTCCATGGTTCGCGGAGATGGCTTCCTGCACAACAACACAGAGGCAAAAGATCTGTCATCGACTGGGCTGGCGCGCAAGCAGAGCCTGTGGAAGCGAGTCCAGCGTATTCCGTTATTGCTGCAGGAAATTGATAAGCCGGTCATTGCAAAGATGAATGGCATTGCCACAGGGGCAGGCTTAGACATGGCGCTCATGTGTGACATCCGGATCGCAGCCCAGAGTGTGAAAGTAGCAGAAGGGTACATCAAGGCAGGTATCGTACCCGGGGATGGAGGCGCTTACTTTTTGCCACGTCTGGTGGGTGTGGATCGTGCATTGGAAATGCTTTGGACGGGGGACAGTTACACGGCAAAAGAAGCGAAGCAAATGGGGCTTATCACACATGTCGTGTCGGATGAGGAGTTGCAGGAGTATGTTGAGGCTTATGTAAGGCGCTTAGCCAACGGACCACAGGAAACGATGCGTTTTATGAAAAGAGCAGTATACCAGGGCCTCACCACGGATTTGCGTACTTCTCTGGACATGATTTCATCTGCGATGGGGCTTGTGACGGAGCTAGACGATTATCAGGAAGGCATTCGTGCCATCGCTGAAAAGAGACAACCGAAGTTTACATAAAGGGACGCTTGGTGGTTGTCACATTTATTGCTACAACGTTCTCATTGAATCTTCAAAAAGACGCAGGTGCATATAAAAATGTTTGGAGGAGGAAGCTCTTTGCAGGCATTAGATGGTATTCGTGTTCTGGATCTGTCGAGGACGCTGGCTGGACCATTTTGTACGATGCTGCTCGGAGATATGGGGGCAGATATCATCAAGGTGGAGCAGCCTGAGCAAGGAGACGAGACGAGAAGTTTTACGCCCCCTACCTGGGATGGAATTAGCAGCTACTATTTGGCATCCAACCGGAACAAACGAAGTATTACTGTCGATCTCAAGTCGAAGGAAGGCAAAGAAATCATTTTTTCGTTGGCCAAAACCGTTGATGTGCTGGTGGAGAATTTCCGCACGGGCACATTGGATCAGCTAGGGCTGGGCTACGAACAACTCAAAGAAATGAACCCACGGTTGATTTATTGCTCGGTATCAGGTTTTGGACGCACAGGTCCAGAGAAGAACAGAGCAGGCTATGACCTGCTTCTTCAAGGGTATGGCGGATTAATGAGCATTACAGGGGAGAATGGCGGATCTCCAGTAAAGGTCGGCACGTCGATCGTAGATATGAATGCAGGGATGTTCGCGATATACGGTATTTTATCCGCCATGATCGCCCGTGAAAAAACAGGGAAAGGTCAGTTTATTGATGTGAGTCTATTGGACGGTCAGGTTGTTCTCCTGAACTATTTGGCCACTAGTTATTTTGCAACGGGAAATCCAGCAGGTCGCCTAGGAACGGCTCATCCTTCGATCGTGCCCTATCAGGCTTTTGCCGCGAAAGATGGAGAAATCATTCTAGCGATTGCGAACAACCGATTATGGGAAAAGGCATGTCAGGCATTGCGCTGGGATGATTTGCGAGAAGATCCGCGCTTTTGTACCAACGATGAACGGGTCGCCCACCGCGAGTTATTAATCCGGATCATTCAAGAACGAGTATCGACAATGGAACGGCAGGAAATCGTGGAGAAGCTAGACGGCGTCGGTGTTCCCTGCGGACCAATTCATACGATTGATCAAGTCTTGAATCACCCGCAAGTGCTGGCGAGAGAAATGGTGCTTGAGGTCGAGCATCCGGTTGTAAAAAGCTTGAAAATGCCAGGTTTTCCGGTCAAGCTATCGGATACACCGGCACAGGTCCGCAGACATCCACCACTTTTGGGTGAGCACACGGACGAGGTACTGAGTGAACTGGGGATCGATTCCGCACAGATCGTGGAGTGGAGAGAGAAAAAGGTGATCGGTAATAAGCCTGAGGTATCCAGATAGCCGTAACGCTTTCTTACATTTGCGGTCAAATATAGGAAGAGCCTTGGGTAGTGAGACCGAGGCTTACAGATTCAAAAAGACTCCATGAAAAAAGGAGGTTGACCTGGTAGGAAAAGCAAGGAATAGTGCAAATTATTAATTCATACTAATCTTATATGGATTGAAAGAGCCCTGTCGACCAGAAGACTGGAGACGCCTTTCCTTTCCTGCTCAATGATAGAGG containing:
- a CDS encoding Zn-ribbon domain-containing OB-fold protein codes for the protein MSSQIPRPLMDSDSQPFWEGLKRQELMIQRCDECHQHIFYPRVLCPHCFSDKVAWTQATGRGHIYSYTVVHRAFGPFSDQVPYVVAIVELDEGVRMMTRIVGDREAIKIGVPVEVIYEKVDDELLLPYFILR
- a CDS encoding cysteine desulfurase-like protein, which encodes MTKTAELYPIAAVREQFPALRRTHHGKSVVYFDGPGGSQVVKSSMDAIYAYMTNGGANLHGSFPSSRETEQIIADAKDAVAALFGAKPEEVSFGANMTTLTFAIARALGRNWKEGDEIVVSELDHRANVDPWLTIAADRGMTVRWLPVDSDTLTLRLEELDSVLTSKTRLIAVGLASNAVGTINDIATISKKAHALDIPVAVDAVHAAPHFAIDRDTLGVDILLCSAYKFFGPHVGIAVIRQELFEQIQPYKLQPAPTYIPDKLETGTQNHEGIAGIRPAIEFIAGLGKGQELRERICTGYEVIEAYENGLADKLRSALSEIDAVTLYQAAPDVPKTPTIAFRVAGWSTQEFCARMCEDYSIFIADGDFYAMTLADKLGINESGGWIRAGLAPYNTEEEVERFIRGIKELTNE
- a CDS encoding DedA family protein; translated protein: MQTWITTFMEQFSYIGIFLLMALENVFPPIPSEVILTFGGFMTTYTTLSVPGVIISATLGSVLGAILLYWIGYYLDIEKIETIVERWGHILRLKKEDITRANAWFDKYGYWTIFLCRMVPLVRSLISVPAGMTKMNVWLFLLFTTLGTLIWNVALVMIGSFLGQSWEDILSYMDMYSTVSYVVIGIVVVVFLFVFFRKRSVKS
- a CDS encoding GNAT family N-acetyltransferase translates to MPKERKQVDVRIEPWKDTDLALLFRLNAPEMLEHLGGPETEEQVHRRHQRYVNITGTETGQMFTIVMLPEFEPVGNIGYWERVWEGETVYEIGWGVLPEYQGLGIASAATKAAIACARAENKHQFLHAFPSVDNPGSNGICRKLSFTLKGECNFEYPPGSMMRCNDWFLDLRVSP
- a CDS encoding GNAT family N-acetyltransferase, translated to MNITYRKARREDAFELARLSSQLGYPVDRGELEKRLKAVLEAHQHVVFIAEQSDQLVGWIHAHERLLIESASFIEIGGLIVDAECRGNGVGRNLVRLCEEWAVGEGYTKIRVRTNASRMDARAFYSRIGYHEVKSQQVFDKQIG
- a CDS encoding IclR family transcriptional regulator, which gives rise to MSADNSMQTISRTIQILRSFSKDEKELSLAEFHHKLGLSKSSLQRILNTLVNYGFLEKDEKRKTYRLGNELYYLGKLVEEHSHLLTVTKPYLKAIRDRLGESVYLNIIENNERKCIAFEEGKHDLMTISFIGQTSPLYAGASAKLLLAFLPSEKMTQYLQQTPLQAITGSTVIDKDKLLAELKDIRSQGYASSYGERVIGVCSVSAPILNRWGETIAGVSISAPIIRVTEEIYQQFIQAIIDTARQISEEFKFLVT
- a CDS encoding acyl-CoA dehydrogenase family protein; translation: MNSLQLPIGKISEKTEITRTEIREFLQQEKDRGTFVPKCDTWLSGFSPEFSRKLGERGWIGMTWPKQYGGHERTAIERYVVIEELLAAGAPVAGHWIADRQTGPLLLRFGTEEQRTEILPRIARGECYFAIGLSEPNAGSDLAAVHTRALKVNGGWILNGSKTWTSGAHHAHYMITLCRTSPFNPEKRHEGMSQLLVDLTAPGITIRPILLTTGEHHFNEVFFEDVFIPDNMLIGEEGNGWKQGMTELAYERSGPERFLSTFPLLEELTNQLRSRGDKHLMAQVSKHVARLWTLRHMSIGIAHLLEKGETPDVVAALVKDMGTKFEQQVAEIARLLIPSSPSLDTPNRLDQLMAQAVLHAPGFTLRGGTTEILRGIVAKGVIGK
- a CDS encoding acyl-CoA dehydrogenase family protein, producing MNDITKMLIQSTTKIMKDVCTKELVNEAENGQWAAALWEILAESGMLTVACPEELEGTGGSYADAYQILRLAGKYSAPIPLAETYMGNWLLVGLGVRASNEPLAILVNKNKPFQLRRDQEGWIVSGKAQSVPWARDAKQLLVLGETESGAVLAIVHSVGAELSHGRNIAGEPRDTVILDAIRVENRHVFSVDARQVQERLLHTGALCRSVMMAGALERILELAVTYSKERTQFGQPIHRFQAVQHHLASLAGEIAAAETAAQYAVDTSEKGSATTAIAMAKIRINEAAGIVAPIAHQLHGAIGFTHEHVLHQSTRRVLAWRDDWGTETEWSEKLAEQLMKLEDNGLWPFLTV
- a CDS encoding enoyl-CoA hydratase/isomerase family protein, with product MTDLLFTVEDGIARITLNRPEALNAFSTEMIDLWIRALESIRDDDSVRVVVLTGNGRGFCSGGDIKSMVRGDGFLHNNTEAKDLSSTGLARKQSLWKRVQRIPLLLQEIDKPVIAKMNGIATGAGLDMALMCDIRIAAQSVKVAEGYIKAGIVPGDGGAYFLPRLVGVDRALEMLWTGDSYTAKEAKQMGLITHVVSDEELQEYVEAYVRRLANGPQETMRFMKRAVYQGLTTDLRTSLDMISSAMGLVTELDDYQEGIRAIAEKRQPKFT
- a CDS encoding CaiB/BaiF CoA transferase family protein; this translates as MQALDGIRVLDLSRTLAGPFCTMLLGDMGADIIKVEQPEQGDETRSFTPPTWDGISSYYLASNRNKRSITVDLKSKEGKEIIFSLAKTVDVLVENFRTGTLDQLGLGYEQLKEMNPRLIYCSVSGFGRTGPEKNRAGYDLLLQGYGGLMSITGENGGSPVKVGTSIVDMNAGMFAIYGILSAMIAREKTGKGQFIDVSLLDGQVVLLNYLATSYFATGNPAGRLGTAHPSIVPYQAFAAKDGEIILAIANNRLWEKACQALRWDDLREDPRFCTNDERVAHRELLIRIIQERVSTMERQEIVEKLDGVGVPCGPIHTIDQVLNHPQVLAREMVLEVEHPVVKSLKMPGFPVKLSDTPAQVRRHPPLLGEHTDEVLSELGIDSAQIVEWREKKVIGNKPEVSR